The Desulfomicrobium apsheronum genome has a window encoding:
- a CDS encoding type 4a pilus biogenesis protein PilO: MDKSTVSKKFAELSSLQLFLILLGLAGVVYGAYWYFILDDKLVQMTKAEQTIEKLDKDIALYRAQVAKLPELERSLSLRKKELYYAKTLLPEDARALEMLLASFEKLGRDENVEFILFQPGAEQIQEFYATRSVQLQISGTFHRLVTYFDRLSRLDRLVTIQNITFSPVSDFSPTEKYLNTSLVLQVYRALTAAEIQAREAQKNQNKKKK; this comes from the coding sequence ATGGATAAATCTACAGTTTCCAAAAAATTTGCGGAATTGTCATCCCTGCAGTTGTTTTTGATACTGCTCGGTTTGGCAGGGGTGGTGTACGGAGCGTATTGGTACTTCATTCTCGATGACAAGCTGGTCCAGATGACCAAAGCCGAGCAAACTATCGAGAAGCTCGACAAGGACATCGCTCTTTATCGCGCGCAGGTCGCCAAACTGCCGGAATTGGAGCGCAGTCTGTCCTTGCGCAAGAAGGAACTTTATTACGCCAAGACTCTGCTTCCCGAGGATGCCCGGGCGCTTGAGATGCTGCTTGCCTCCTTTGAGAAGCTGGGTCGCGATGAAAATGTGGAGTTCATCCTCTTTCAACCCGGCGCTGAACAAATTCAGGAATTTTATGCGACGCGTTCGGTTCAGCTGCAAATCAGCGGGACGTTTCACCGCCTTGTTACGTATTTCGACCGCCTATCGCGCCTCGATCGTCTTGTAACCATCCAAAATATCACTTTTTCGCCAGTCTCTGATTTTTCTCCGACGGAAAAGTATCTCAATACCAGTCTTGTTCTTCAAGTCTACAGGGCTCTTACAGCGGCTGAAATCCAGGCTCGTGAAGCTCAAAAGAATCAAAATAAGAAAAAAAAGTGA
- a CDS encoding pilus assembly protein PilP, with protein sequence MKVHILILTALFLLCAPVFAAEGQTDASGQEFPDWITSQYPPYDAKGKIDPFVSFVKIREYELMQAAKKAKIEKKAATPLETVDVRSLKLIGIINKVGGNSMAMVELPDGKGYLIRPGMTIGLYDGVVTSIGNEVLVVEEDVIDVFGEAKKRIINLRLRQEKE encoded by the coding sequence ATGAAAGTACACATTTTGATCCTGACAGCCTTGTTTCTTCTATGTGCGCCAGTCTTTGCCGCCGAGGGGCAGACAGATGCGTCCGGTCAGGAATTTCCGGACTGGATAACATCACAGTATCCCCCATATGACGCAAAAGGTAAAATCGATCCGTTTGTGTCGTTTGTGAAGATTCGCGAATACGAACTCATGCAGGCCGCCAAAAAGGCAAAAATTGAAAAGAAGGCTGCCACGCCGCTGGAAACGGTCGATGTAAGAAGCTTGAAGCTCATCGGCATCATCAACAAGGTGGGCGGAAATTCCATGGCGATGGTTGAGCTGCCGGATGGCAAGGGATATTTGATTCGCCCTGGTATGACAATCGGGCTGTATGATGGCGTGGTCACTTCTATTGGAAATGAAGTACTTGTCGTCGAAGAAGATGTCATTGATGTTTTTGGTGAAGCAAAAAAGCGAATAATTAATTTAAGATTGCGGCAAGAGAAGGAGTAG
- a CDS encoding type IV pilus secretin PilQ, giving the protein MKIFRAISGFLFLGCIVVLTSCATHSKPANMDTGSETDVPVQNLPAVVVSEALGKTIIDMPLDANTQIYADHDADKNIKVLFTPPVSDFELPLNVTELVSDIQKEMDGDKVTALNIFLKENSKFLLSKQSETLGRLMLVSDETSTPQLPSNYISSLNFKPKNDSLQVVTYSSLPFEVTPGQDGDFKLTFRKVQFQDTLLKKYDVTKLGSAIDYVTALNGNDGNAYLIFAGAKNPALSVLRKGDETHILIKGKSVKAAMGDVAGTEAPAPGDALAEASSEIQELNTLFPGMKERYTGERISIDLQDADVEHVLRLISEISGYNLILDDDISGKISLKLVDIPWDQALDLVLLQRGLGMVIKGNIMRIASITKLEAERAQLQKAREAAIQAQVSMQNLAPLKTEYMQINYNTAAEFEGKVKTMLTGRGSVSSDPRTNILIVTDTEDTLKRVDSFIKKLDRAERQVMIEARLVYATDEFQRSLGVKWGTTYSTETAANLPNEQWRGNFASTGLNAINTVNGITLGGTIGKYLGEDLFTLDAALQLGEAKNLVKTISSPRILTLNNNRAEIQQGTKLATATESESGGTTTEYEEAVLKISVLPQITPDNKLILDLEISDDSPKSDGRDIDTKQTKTKMMVSDRETIVIGGVQKTTETSGTNQIPGLGDVPGLGWLFKNTYDAKSKAELLIFIQPRIM; this is encoded by the coding sequence ATGAAGATCTTCAGAGCGATATCTGGATTTTTATTTTTAGGTTGTATCGTTGTGCTGACTTCATGCGCAACGCACTCTAAGCCCGCCAACATGGATACAGGTTCCGAAACGGATGTGCCTGTTCAAAATCTGCCTGCGGTGGTTGTTTCCGAGGCGCTTGGAAAAACAATCATCGATATGCCACTGGATGCCAACACGCAGATTTACGCAGATCATGATGCTGATAAAAATATCAAGGTACTGTTTACTCCACCGGTAAGCGACTTTGAGCTTCCACTTAATGTGACGGAGCTTGTCAGCGATATTCAAAAAGAAATGGATGGAGACAAAGTCACGGCATTGAATATTTTTTTGAAAGAGAACAGTAAGTTTCTTCTTTCAAAACAATCAGAAACTCTTGGCCGTCTTATGCTCGTATCTGACGAGACGTCGACTCCTCAGCTTCCTTCAAACTACATCTCTTCACTGAATTTCAAGCCCAAGAATGATTCTCTGCAGGTCGTCACATATTCAAGTCTCCCCTTTGAAGTTACACCTGGCCAAGACGGCGATTTCAAGCTCACCTTCCGCAAAGTGCAATTTCAGGATACTTTGCTGAAAAAATATGACGTTACAAAACTTGGTTCCGCGATTGATTACGTTACCGCCCTCAACGGTAACGACGGCAACGCGTATCTCATATTTGCCGGCGCGAAAAACCCTGCTCTGTCGGTGCTGCGCAAAGGAGATGAAACCCATATCCTGATCAAGGGCAAGAGCGTGAAAGCTGCAATGGGCGATGTTGCCGGCACTGAAGCTCCTGCACCTGGAGACGCTCTTGCCGAAGCATCCAGTGAGATTCAGGAACTCAACACTCTCTTTCCAGGTATGAAAGAGCGTTACACGGGTGAGCGGATATCCATCGATTTGCAGGATGCGGATGTTGAACATGTGTTGCGCCTCATTTCTGAAATCAGCGGCTACAATCTGATTCTTGACGATGATATTTCCGGAAAAATATCCCTTAAGCTCGTAGACATCCCTTGGGATCAGGCTCTTGATCTGGTGCTTCTGCAAAGAGGCTTGGGAATGGTCATAAAGGGCAACATCATGCGCATCGCTTCGATCACAAAACTCGAAGCTGAACGTGCGCAGCTGCAAAAAGCCCGTGAGGCCGCAATCCAGGCGCAGGTCAGCATGCAGAATCTGGCTCCGCTCAAGACTGAATACATGCAGATCAACTACAACACCGCCGCCGAATTTGAAGGCAAGGTCAAGACGATGTTGACGGGCCGGGGTTCTGTCTCTTCGGACCCGCGCACCAACATTTTGATTGTCACCGATACTGAAGATACATTGAAGCGAGTGGACAGTTTCATCAAGAAACTCGACCGGGCCGAACGCCAGGTCATGATCGAGGCTCGGCTTGTTTACGCCACGGACGAATTTCAGAGAAGCCTTGGCGTCAAATGGGGCACGACTTACAGCACCGAAACCGCTGCGAATCTCCCCAATGAACAGTGGCGCGGCAATTTTGCTTCGACTGGTTTGAATGCGATCAATACGGTAAATGGCATCACTCTTGGCGGTACAATTGGCAAATATCTGGGTGAGGATTTGTTTACCCTCGATGCTGCGCTCCAGCTTGGCGAAGCGAAGAATCTGGTCAAGACGATTTCTTCTCCTCGAATTCTTACGCTGAACAACAACAGAGCCGAGATCCAGCAAGGCACAAAGCTCGCCACGGCAACGGAATCGGAGAGCGGCGGCACCACGACCGAATATGAGGAAGCGGTTCTCAAAATTTCCGTGCTGCCTCAGATCACCCCTGATAACAAACTGATACTTGATCTCGAAATAAGCGATGACAGTCCCAAGAGTGACGGCCGCGACATCGACACCAAGCAGACCAAGACCAAGATGATGGTCAGCGATCGTGAAACCATCGTCATCGGTGGCGTGCAGAAAACCACTGAAACCAGCGGCACGAATCAGATCCCTGGATTGGGCGATGTGCCTGGTTTGGGCTGGCTTTTCAAAAATACCTATGATGCCAAGTCCAAGGCTGAACTGCTTATCTTCATCCAGCCTCGCATCATGTAG
- a CDS encoding GntR family transcriptional regulator, which produces METRNLLKRRVLRDDVAEYLMESILKGDLNPGDKIVESKLARELSISQGAVREAIRDLIAQGVLETEPYKGTRIRTLTKDQLNDYYDVRTEIEALAVRWSIVKHESKYLDLAFLKSCVDNMQLCVDKNDSKNMRKHDMAFHLAIVQAAHSESLEKAWNSLGNYYWTYIAVYYDHAASLLQNQIVKHQTMYEAIAAADINAYASCVRGHYFDTNELFPEKK; this is translated from the coding sequence ATGGAAACTAGGAATTTGCTTAAAAGAAGGGTTTTGCGAGATGATGTCGCGGAATATTTGATGGAATCCATTCTCAAGGGGGATCTCAACCCGGGAGACAAGATAGTTGAATCGAAATTGGCAAGGGAACTCTCCATCAGCCAAGGAGCGGTAAGAGAAGCCATTCGCGATTTGATCGCGCAGGGAGTACTGGAAACGGAACCTTACAAAGGAACACGCATAAGGACTCTCACCAAAGATCAGCTCAATGACTACTATGACGTGCGCACGGAAATCGAAGCCTTGGCTGTAAGATGGAGCATCGTCAAACATGAGTCCAAGTACCTTGATCTCGCTTTTTTGAAGAGCTGCGTCGATAACATGCAACTATGCGTCGACAAAAACGATTCAAAAAACATGCGGAAACACGATATGGCGTTTCATTTGGCCATCGTTCAGGCCGCACACAGTGAATCGCTCGAAAAAGCCTGGAATTCACTGGGAAATTACTACTGGACGTATATCGCGGTTTACTACGATCACGCCGCTTCCTTATTGCAAAACCAGATCGTCAAACATCAAACCATGTACGAAGCCATCGCGGCCGCCGACATCAATGCCTATGCAAGCTGCGTTCGGGGCCACTACTTCGACACCAATGAACTCTTCCCTGAGAAAAAATAG
- the icd gene encoding NADP-dependent isocitrate dehydrogenase yields MKRRVYFIEGDGIGREVWAAGRPVLDRAVELAFGDGRGFEWVELLAGKKAFEETGSYLPQETLDTLKKADLAMKGPLETPVGKGFRSLNVTMRQTLDLFACIRPIQYFKGIESPVKHPERVNMVIFRENTEDVYAGIEWQAGSPEAKKLIAFLRDEMGANVDEQSGIGIKPMTAAGSKRLIRKAIQFALDQKRESVTMAHKGNIMKFTEGAFRNWGYELAAEEFSGVVIREGEECCPPGRVVLQDRIADAMFQEVLIRPEKYDVIATPNLNGDYLSDALAAQVGGLGLAPGVNMSSDLAFFEPTHGTAPTIEGKDLANPGSLILSGALMLEHVGWHEAAGKIRKAVELAISQGRVTVDLAGQMAKAEQVGCAEFGQILLANLEKV; encoded by the coding sequence ATGAAACGCAGGGTATATTTTATTGAAGGCGACGGGATTGGACGCGAAGTATGGGCGGCCGGTCGTCCTGTTCTCGATAGGGCCGTTGAACTGGCTTTTGGAGACGGCCGCGGATTTGAATGGGTTGAGTTGCTGGCGGGCAAGAAAGCCTTTGAAGAGACGGGCTCCTATCTTCCCCAGGAGACGCTGGACACGTTGAAGAAAGCGGATCTGGCCATGAAGGGTCCCCTTGAGACTCCGGTGGGAAAGGGTTTTCGCAGCCTGAACGTGACCATGCGCCAAACCCTGGATTTGTTCGCATGTATCCGACCCATACAGTATTTCAAGGGCATCGAAAGTCCGGTCAAGCATCCTGAACGCGTCAACATGGTGATTTTTCGCGAGAACACCGAAGATGTGTACGCAGGCATCGAATGGCAAGCCGGGAGCCCCGAGGCTAAAAAGCTCATTGCGTTCCTGCGGGACGAAATGGGTGCGAATGTGGACGAGCAGAGCGGCATCGGCATCAAGCCGATGACGGCAGCGGGCTCCAAAAGACTTATCCGCAAGGCTATTCAGTTTGCCCTGGATCAGAAACGTGAAAGCGTGACCATGGCCCACAAAGGCAACATCATGAAGTTCACGGAAGGCGCTTTTCGCAACTGGGGCTATGAGCTTGCTGCGGAGGAGTTTTCCGGTGTGGTGATTCGCGAGGGTGAAGAATGCTGCCCTCCGGGCCGGGTTGTGCTCCAGGACAGAATTGCCGACGCCATGTTTCAGGAGGTGCTCATCAGGCCCGAGAAATATGACGTCATCGCCACTCCGAATCTTAACGGCGACTATCTTTCCGACGCCCTCGCCGCGCAGGTCGGAGGCCTTGGCCTGGCCCCTGGGGTGAACATGAGCAGCGACTTGGCTTTTTTCGAGCCCACGCATGGGACCGCACCGACTATTGAAGGCAAAGATCTTGCCAATCCCGGCAGCCTGATTCTTTCGGGTGCGCTGATGCTTGAACACGTGGGATGGCACGAAGCGGCCGGCAAAATACGCAAGGCAGTTGAATTGGCCATCTCGCAAGGTCGGGTAACCGTCGATTTGGCCGGACAGATGGCCAAGGCGGAGCAGGTGGGATGTGCGGAGTTCGGGCAGATTCTGCTTGCCAATCTCGAAAAAGTTTAA
- a CDS encoding chemotaxis protein CheX, protein MNDAIKGIIAQFVDATTSVLKTMAMTDAKVGTPFVKQHAGAQGDVTGVIGFSNPKGKSRGTMSLTFTSGSALGIVGAMLYEEQSEINDVVTDAVGELTNMISGQARKGLVGMGMIFEGAIPSVITGAGHTIRHVSTSAILAIPFETQHGALMVEVCFS, encoded by the coding sequence ATGAATGATGCCATAAAGGGAATAATTGCGCAGTTTGTGGATGCGACGACCTCCGTTCTGAAGACGATGGCGATGACCGATGCCAAGGTGGGAACTCCATTTGTAAAGCAACACGCAGGGGCTCAAGGGGACGTGACGGGTGTGATTGGATTTTCAAACCCGAAAGGTAAAAGCAGGGGTACCATGTCCCTGACATTCACCTCCGGTTCGGCCCTCGGTATTGTAGGCGCGATGCTTTATGAGGAACAGTCCGAAATAAACGATGTCGTCACCGATGCCGTCGGCGAACTGACCAACATGATCTCCGGGCAGGCCCGCAAAGGCCTTGTCGGAATGGGCATGATTTTCGAGGGCGCGATTCCCTCCGTGATCACCGGAGCCGGACATACGATCAGGCATGTTTCGACAAGCGCCATTTTGGCCATCCCGTTTGAAACGCAGCATGGTGCTCTCATGGTTGAAGTCTGCTTCAGTTGA
- a CDS encoding PEP/pyruvate-binding domain-containing protein: protein MTASRLLRHWFTRLVAPNRLIREKYEHFKELLDSDARALDLIADLEAPIYGYDPADVARIRVLTGQLVEAVRAMTTSLYDMNPHAYADLPAALERIATEISVLVTQPPLDFGPPYVLSLDEAADHPGQVGGKASNLSIVRRNGVATPPGFVITASAFARYLRDNDLEKEIEKRFEDVSLSNNDAIVRVTGELQELILAAKVPTDIADEILRAVEDLNLGDRNLAVRSSALAEDGDITFAGQYASELDVPPSEVLTAYKRVLAGKYCPRALAYRIRHGLTDNDTAMAALVLPMVAASAAGVVYTFDPACAAVGGKAIGVYVVGGLAAELVDGSATPGKHYLTREPEPSILMGCVCESSAAVSDEVLCELGKRTMHLESVFGQPQDVEWAYGPDGLTILQSRPLQQEQDREVFSPEEISTAIELISELDCASPGAACGPVHHVSTGADFRGIPKGSVVVTSTLRPALSQFLDRIAAIVAGSGSRASHLASVARERGVPVVVGCESGVLEDGAVVTVDAAAGKIFDRCLPTIMARNLAAEKTHAQVRAENQELAACSVRLSLLDPEGDNFTPQGCLSLHDLVRFCHEKSVAEMFSLVERGGRGLGRSRLLETSLPLVMYVLDLGDGLAPEAGEKGPVDVAALACIPLRSLWAGLADERVAWDESQLHVDWEAFDRVSAGIFSKDSRILASYSIIASEYMHLNIRFGYHFSIVDSLCGDLPGANYIKFRFKGGGAALSQRMNRLVFVRQVLEHFGYETAIKGDMLDASYMRMPAAETAHALNVLGLVLAVTRLMDVKLADSAEARSEASLFLQRFFPEENA, encoded by the coding sequence ATGACCGCTTCCCGTCTGCTGCGGCACTGGTTCACCCGGCTGGTGGCTCCAAACAGGCTCATCCGTGAAAAATATGAGCACTTCAAGGAGCTGCTGGACAGCGACGCCAGGGCCCTGGATCTGATCGCGGATCTCGAAGCTCCCATATACGGCTACGATCCGGCGGACGTGGCCAGAATCAGGGTTCTGACCGGGCAGCTTGTGGAAGCTGTCCGCGCCATGACGACCAGTCTCTATGACATGAACCCCCATGCCTATGCCGATCTTCCGGCGGCGCTGGAGCGCATCGCCACGGAAATTTCAGTTCTGGTCACGCAGCCGCCGCTTGATTTTGGGCCTCCCTACGTGCTTTCCTTGGACGAAGCCGCTGACCATCCCGGCCAAGTCGGAGGAAAAGCGTCCAATCTGTCCATCGTGCGCCGCAATGGCGTCGCGACACCGCCGGGATTTGTCATCACGGCTTCGGCTTTTGCCCGCTATCTGCGGGACAATGACCTTGAAAAGGAGATCGAGAAGCGTTTCGAGGACGTTTCCCTGTCCAACAATGATGCCATTGTTCGCGTGACCGGTGAATTGCAGGAGCTGATCCTCGCGGCCAAGGTTCCCACCGACATCGCGGACGAAATTCTGCGCGCCGTGGAGGACCTGAATCTTGGGGACAGGAATCTGGCGGTGCGATCGAGTGCCCTGGCCGAGGACGGAGACATCACCTTTGCCGGTCAATACGCCAGCGAGCTCGATGTCCCTCCGTCCGAAGTGCTGACCGCCTACAAACGCGTCCTGGCCGGAAAATACTGTCCCAGGGCCTTGGCCTACAGAATTCGACACGGCCTCACCGACAACGACACCGCCATGGCCGCCCTTGTGCTGCCCATGGTTGCGGCCTCGGCTGCGGGGGTCGTCTACACCTTCGATCCCGCGTGTGCGGCGGTGGGAGGCAAGGCCATCGGCGTCTATGTGGTCGGCGGACTGGCGGCGGAGCTGGTGGACGGATCGGCGACCCCGGGCAAGCATTACCTGACCCGGGAGCCCGAGCCGTCCATTTTGATGGGCTGCGTCTGCGAAAGCTCGGCGGCAGTCTCCGACGAGGTCCTGTGCGAACTCGGCAAGCGGACCATGCATCTTGAAAGTGTTTTCGGCCAGCCCCAGGATGTGGAGTGGGCCTACGGACCGGACGGACTTACGATTCTGCAATCGCGACCTCTGCAGCAGGAGCAGGACAGGGAGGTTTTTTCTCCCGAAGAAATCAGCACCGCAATCGAGCTGATCTCGGAACTGGACTGCGCGTCTCCAGGGGCGGCTTGCGGACCCGTTCATCATGTTTCGACCGGAGCGGATTTTCGGGGCATTCCCAAGGGCTCGGTCGTGGTCACGAGCACCCTGCGTCCCGCGCTTTCTCAGTTTCTGGATCGCATCGCCGCCATCGTGGCCGGCAGCGGCAGCAGGGCCAGTCATCTGGCTTCGGTGGCCCGTGAGCGAGGCGTGCCCGTGGTCGTGGGGTGCGAATCCGGCGTTCTGGAGGATGGCGCGGTGGTGACAGTGGATGCGGCGGCGGGGAAAATCTTTGACCGTTGTTTGCCGACCATCATGGCGCGCAATCTTGCGGCGGAGAAAACCCATGCTCAGGTTCGGGCCGAAAACCAGGAACTGGCCGCGTGCTCCGTGCGCCTCAGCCTTCTGGATCCCGAGGGCGATAATTTCACTCCGCAGGGGTGCCTTTCGTTGCATGATCTGGTGCGTTTTTGCCACGAAAAGAGCGTGGCGGAAATGTTTTCCCTGGTCGAAAGGGGGGGCAGGGGACTTGGCAGGTCAAGGCTCCTGGAAACGAGCCTGCCGCTGGTCATGTATGTGCTCGATCTGGGAGACGGGCTGGCACCCGAGGCCGGAGAAAAAGGTCCCGTGGACGTGGCAGCCCTGGCCTGCATTCCCTTGCGATCGCTCTGGGCCGGGTTGGCCGATGAGCGCGTGGCCTGGGACGAGAGCCAGCTGCATGTCGACTGGGAGGCCTTTGACCGGGTCAGCGCCGGCATTTTCAGCAAGGATTCGAGAATTCTTGCCAGTTACTCGATCATTGCGTCGGAATACATGCATTTGAACATCCGCTTTGGGTATCATTTTTCCATAGTGGATTCTCTTTGTGGAGATTTGCCGGGCGCCAATTATATCAAGTTCCGCTTCAAGGGCGGTGGCGCGGCGCTTTCGCAGCGCATGAACAGGCTGGTCTTCGTGCGGCAGGTACTGGAACATTTCGGTTACGAAACGGCCATCAAAGGAGACATGCTCGACGCGTCGTACATGCGCATGCCCGCCGCCGAGACCGCTCATGCCCTGAACGTCCTCGGGTTGGTTCTGGCCGTGACGCGTCTCATGGATGTGAAGCTCGCGGATTCGGCCGAGGCGCGCAGCGAGGCGTCCCTTTTTCTCCAACGCTTCTTCCCGGAGGAGAACGCATGA
- the pilM gene encoding type IV pilus assembly protein PilM: MKKLGFFSKKNAGVGLDLGSEWLKMVKIRPGKGDFILESIARSPWQPGDLDNNSATAKKIAGLWSQLLLKEQVVASSMAGHAVIVKRVTFESDSPKTLGDTVHKDARQYIPFDINDVYLDFQILGPGAKEKSYDVLLVASKKKVVQNLSDVITQSGLSLSVIDVDSFAICNSFEYNYPELQEKPVYLLDIGGAQSVFCIYHNAQPVFLREVSFGGRVVTESLASILNLKRMEAERIKLGGKDDLDEKSAKAIADAVNKTFKNWCDELKRLIGFYHSSSSNVVPAESLYLSGGGALLGGLKDVFQKELDLDVQYHNPFRKIFVDRNSFQKEYLEEIGPQMVVPFGLALRAI, encoded by the coding sequence GTGAAAAAATTAGGTTTTTTTTCTAAGAAAAATGCCGGTGTCGGTTTGGATCTTGGAAGCGAATGGCTGAAAATGGTAAAGATTCGGCCGGGAAAAGGTGATTTTATTCTGGAAAGCATTGCCAGGAGTCCATGGCAACCTGGTGACCTTGACAACAATTCGGCAACAGCAAAAAAGATTGCAGGGCTCTGGTCGCAGCTTTTGCTCAAGGAGCAGGTGGTCGCCTCCTCAATGGCCGGGCACGCCGTAATCGTAAAACGTGTCACTTTCGAGTCTGATTCTCCCAAGACTCTGGGCGACACGGTCCACAAAGACGCACGTCAGTACATTCCTTTCGATATCAATGATGTTTACCTCGATTTTCAGATTCTGGGTCCTGGCGCAAAAGAAAAAAGCTATGACGTGTTGCTCGTGGCCAGCAAGAAGAAGGTCGTTCAGAACTTGAGCGATGTGATCACCCAGTCTGGCCTGTCCCTCTCGGTGATCGATGTCGACTCTTTTGCGATATGCAATAGCTTTGAGTACAATTACCCTGAATTGCAGGAAAAGCCTGTTTACCTTCTCGATATTGGCGGCGCACAGAGTGTGTTTTGCATCTATCACAACGCGCAGCCTGTTTTTTTGCGTGAGGTTTCGTTTGGAGGACGTGTGGTGACGGAATCGTTGGCCTCCATCCTCAATCTGAAGAGGATGGAAGCGGAACGGATCAAGTTGGGCGGCAAGGATGACCTTGACGAAAAGAGCGCCAAGGCCATTGCCGACGCGGTGAACAAGACTTTCAAGAATTGGTGTGATGAATTGAAGCGCCTGATAGGATTCTATCATTCATCCTCAAGCAATGTCGTGCCCGCCGAGTCTCTCTATCTCTCCGGCGGCGGGGCCTTGCTGGGTGGACTCAAGGATGTGTTTCAAAAAGAACTCGACCTTGATGTGCAATATCACAATCCGTTCCGGAAGATTTTTGTCGACAGAAATTCTTTTCAGAAAGAATACCTTGAAGAAATAGGCCCGCAAATGGTTGTTCCTTTTGGCCTTGCCTTGAGAGCAATATAA
- a CDS encoding protein-tyrosine phosphatase family protein, whose amino-acid sequence MSRSAYSATWVTDQLAVGAAPMSYEQLDCLRAEGIGAILNLCGEFCDLHDIECAAGFEVYHMPLADEEAPELAELEKALAWLDEAIYLGKKVLIHCRHGIGRTGTVLNAYLLRRGLGHRLAWVRLRTLRSKPANFSQWWTIRKYGKQSPKLTVREPSLEMHKAVDLSPFFRDYEALQARVDDETRDITSKCGRDHDKCCSTPIKLSMIEAVYLTQKMNVGLTSEKRLEVIARAVETARRERLADSQVSADDYCLSDASARCPLLEDGKCILFAGRPLRCRFFGLNEERAGALWETALDPALGNLSLELWLAFAGGIARGSLPLFALADVVSGKYVQALFHLMVRSQ is encoded by the coding sequence ATGAGCCGCAGCGCCTATTCCGCGACCTGGGTCACGGATCAGTTGGCCGTGGGAGCGGCTCCCATGAGCTACGAGCAGCTCGATTGCCTGCGCGCCGAAGGCATCGGGGCGATCCTGAACCTGTGCGGCGAATTTTGCGATCTGCACGACATCGAGTGCGCCGCCGGATTCGAGGTGTATCACATGCCGCTTGCCGACGAGGAGGCTCCGGAGCTGGCCGAGCTTGAAAAGGCGCTGGCCTGGCTCGATGAAGCCATTTATCTCGGCAAGAAGGTGCTCATACATTGCCGTCATGGAATCGGACGGACCGGAACGGTGCTCAACGCATACCTGCTACGCCGAGGCCTGGGGCACCGCCTTGCCTGGGTCCGGCTGCGAACGCTCAGATCCAAACCCGCCAATTTTTCGCAGTGGTGGACAATCAGAAAATATGGAAAGCAAAGCCCGAAGCTCACCGTGCGCGAACCGTCCCTGGAAATGCACAAGGCCGTTGATTTAAGCCCGTTCTTTCGGGATTACGAAGCCCTTCAGGCCAGAGTCGATGATGAAACGCGCGATATCACCTCCAAATGTGGTCGCGATCACGACAAGTGTTGCAGCACGCCGATCAAATTGTCGATGATCGAAGCCGTGTATCTCACCCAGAAGATGAATGTCGGGCTGACCAGCGAAAAGCGCCTGGAGGTCATCGCCAGGGCGGTGGAGACGGCTCGCCGGGAGCGTCTTGCGGACAGCCAGGTTTCGGCCGACGACTATTGCCTGTCCGACGCCAGCGCGCGCTGCCCTCTGCTGGAGGATGGGAAATGCATTCTTTTTGCCGGGCGTCCGCTCAGGTGTCGTTTTTTCGGGTTGAATGAAGAGAGGGCCGGTGCTTTGTGGGAAACAGCCCTCGATCCGGCACTGGGCAATCTGTCTCTTGAATTGTGGCTTGCCTTTGCGGGGGGCATCGCTCGTGGTTCCCTGCCGCTTTTCGCCTTGGCTGATGTTGTTTCGGGCAAGTATGTGCAGGCGCTGTTTCACTTGATGGTGCGTTCACAGTAA
- a CDS encoding PilN domain-containing protein — MIKINLLPQQKRTKSTNIEKSFVFFVLGVILVLGSVFAVDYYFSAQLADLNASVSKKTQTKTLLEKEVAKVNQTIQELQDIEGRIKIIKQVRLRQGLPVKYIDEVVINMPQNKLWVEKFNVDANGNIALSGVALDNQAFVSFVERLRLSKYIASVDTRRTSRREIDGLGLVSFECSVKAQEYFENISTNGTTNG, encoded by the coding sequence ATGATCAAAATTAATTTACTTCCTCAGCAAAAGCGAACAAAATCGACAAACATTGAAAAAAGCTTTGTTTTTTTCGTGTTAGGGGTCATCTTGGTTCTTGGATCCGTTTTTGCCGTAGACTATTATTTTTCTGCTCAACTTGCGGATTTGAATGCGTCCGTGTCCAAAAAAACGCAGACAAAGACGCTCCTGGAAAAAGAGGTCGCCAAGGTAAATCAAACCATACAGGAACTTCAGGATATCGAAGGAAGAATCAAGATCATCAAGCAAGTTCGCCTTCGCCAGGGGCTTCCAGTCAAGTATATTGATGAGGTTGTCATCAATATGCCGCAAAACAAATTGTGGGTTGAAAAGTTCAATGTCGACGCCAATGGAAATATTGCCCTCAGTGGAGTCGCATTGGACAATCAGGCTTTTGTCAGCTTCGTCGAAAGGCTTCGTCTGTCGAAATATATTGCCAGTGTGGACACCCGAAGGACGTCGCGCCGTGAAATTGACGGACTGGGACTGGTTTCCTTTGAATGTTCCGTCAAGGCTCAAGAGTATTTCGAGAACATAAGTACGAATGGAACAACAAATGGATAA